The window GCGTCGGCACCGGCGGCACCATCACCGGCGTCGGCTCCGCGCTTAAGCCGCGCAAGAGCACGCTGAAGATCGTCGCGGTGGAGCCCGAGGACTCGCCCGTGCTTTCCGGCGGACAGCCCGGACCGCACAAGATCCAGGGCATCGGCGCCGGCTTCGTGCCGGGCGTGCTCGATCGCTCGGTGATCGACGAGGTCGTGACCGTCGGCAACCAGACCTCGTTCGAGACGGCGCGCCTCGTCGCCCGCCTCGAAGGCGTCCCCGTCGGCATCTCCTCGGGAGCCGCGATCGCCGCCGCGCTGGAGATCGGCGCCCGGCCCGAGGCCGCCGGCAAGAACATCGTGATCATCATCCCGAGCTTCGCCGAGCGCTATCTCTCGACCGCGCTGTTCGAGGGCCTCTGAGAGCGGCGGCTTCCGCGTCCCGCCGGCTTTGGGATGGTCATGCTGACATTGGTCCGGCATGACCATCTGACATGACGCCCGTCTTTCGCTTCGCCCCGTCGCCGACGGGGCTGCTCCATCTCGGCCACGCGGCGTCGGCCTCTGCGGTCTGGCGCGCCGCGGAGGCCATTGGGGGACGCGTTCTGCTGCGGATCGAGGACATCGATCCGCAGCGGTCGAAGGCCAAGTTCGCCACGGCGATCGAGGAGGATCTGGCGTGGCTCGGCTTCCGCTGGGACGGCCCGGTCGTTCGCCAGTCCGAGCGCTTCGACTTCTACGCCGCGGCCCTGTCTCGCCTCGACGCGAAGGGGCTGCTGTATCCCTGCCGACTTTCCCGGGCGGACATCGCGGCCGCCGCGCCGCCGGCCGCTGCGCGCGATCCGGACGGCGCCGTGCGCCTGCCGCTCGGGGGCGCCCGTCCAGCCGATCCGGACGGCCCCGCCGCGCATCGTCTGAATATGGCGAAGGCGCTGGGGGCGCTCGGCGACGAGCGCCTTTTCTGGCGGGAGGAGGGCGTCGGCGCGATCGAGGCCCGGCCCGAGTTCTGGGGCGACGTCGTACTCGCGCGCAAGGAGACGCCGACGAGCTACCATCTCGCCGTGGTCGTGGACGACGCGGCGCAGGGCGTCACCCACGTCGTGCGCGGCCGCGACCTCTACGAGGCGACCGCCGTTCACCGGCTGCTCCAGCGCCTGCTCGATCTGCCGGAGCCCGCCTACCGCCACCATCCGATCCTGCTGGCGCCCGACGGCGGGAAGCTGTCGAAGAGCCGCGGCTCGCCGTCGTTGCGGTCGCTGCGGGCGGAGGGGTGGTCGCGCGAGGACGTCCTGCGCGCGGTCGGGGCGGCCTGAGCGGGCCTCGTCGCAGAAGCGTTATCGACCCGTCGCGCTTTGCGACCTAGGTTCAGCTCTGACGGCCGGCCGTCGAGGCCGCCGCCGCGCATGCCAGGAGACGATCATGCTGCAGGGCGAGGCCATCCGCACCAGGCTCATCGGCGACGCGGCGGAGCGGGCCAGCCAAGCGGACGGACCGCCGGCGGCCTTTGTCGAGGCCCTGTTCTCCCGCGCCGCGCTGGACGATCTCGAACCCCTTCAGCCGGACGCGCTCGCGACCCTCGCCAGCGACGCGTGGCGGCATCTGGCGCGCCGGGCCCCGGGGAAGGCCGATATTCGGCTGATCGACCCCGAACTCGGGGGCCGCGCCGAGACGACCGTCATCGAGATCGTCAACGACGACATGCCGTTCCTGCTCGACAGCGTGCTGGCCGAGCTCGGCGAGCGCGCCATGACGGCGGGGCTCGTGGCCCATCCCATCATCGCGGTGGAGCGCGACGCCGACGGCAGGCTCGCCCGCTTCCTCGGCGACGCCAACCGCGCGGAGGTGGAGGACACGCCGCGCGAGAGCCTGATCCACCTGCACGTCGACCGGATCGACGACGAGGCCGCCCGCGCCGATCTGGTCGCGGCGCTTGAGGACGTGCTGGCCGAGGTCCGAAAGGCGACCGAGGACTACGAGGCCATGCGAACGCTCGTGCAGGCGCAGGTCGCCGCCTTCAAGGAGACGCCGCCGCCGCTCGACGTCGGCGAGATCGCGGAGGCGATCCAGTTCCTGCAATGGCTCGACGGCGACGAGTTCATTTTCCTCGGCGCCCGCGAGTACGCGCTGAAGGGGGAGGGCGACGACGAGCGGCTGGAGCAGCTGTCCGAAACGGGCCTCGGCGCGCTGCGCGATCCCGCCGCCCGCGTGCTCCGTCGCGGCGGCCAGCTGGTCAACCTCACGCCCGAGATACGGGCCTTCCTGCACGAGCCGAAGCCGCTGATCGTCACCAAGGCGAGCGTGCACGCAAAGGTCTTTCGGCGGCGGCACATGGACTACGTCGGCGTGAAGCGGTTCGACGGCGACGGCCGCCTCGTCGGCGAGCTCCGCATCGTGGGCCTGTTCACCGCCTCGGCCTACACCCGGCCGGCCCGCAGCCTGCCGGTGGTCCGCCGCAAGATCGATCAGGTCATCCGCCGCGCGGGCTTCGATCCGGACAGCCACTCCGGCAAGGCGCTGGCGACCGTGCTGGAGACCCACCCGCGCGACGAGCTGTTTCAGGTCGACGCCGACGCGCTGTTCGACACCGCGATGGAGATTCTCGCGCTCTACGAACGCCCGCGCGTGAAGGCGCTGCTTCGGGTCGACCGGTTCGAACGCTTCGCCTCGGCGCTCGTCTACGTGCCGCGCGAGCGCTACGACTCCGCCGTGCGCGCGCGCATCGGTCAGCGGCTGGCCGAGCGTCTCTGCGGGCGCCTGAGCGCCTATTATCCCGCTTTCCCCGAGGGTCCGCTCGCCCGCGTCCAGTTTGTGGTCGAGCTCGACGGCCCGCCCCCGCAGATCGATCCCGCCGCGCTCGACGAGGACGTCGCGCGGCAGGCGGCGACCTGGGGCGACCTGCTGCGGACCGCGCTTTCGGCCAGCCGCACAGGCGCCGAGGCACGCCGGCTGGCGCAGCGCTACGGCCACGCGTTCGGCCGCGCCTACGAGTCGCGCACCTCGCCGGCGGAGGCTGTGGTCGATCTTGGCCACATCGAGCGCCTGCCGGCCGAAGCCGGTTTCGCGATCGACTTCTTTCGCCGCGACGGCGAGCCGGAGATCCGCCTGAAGGTGTTTTCGCGCGGGGCGCCGATCCCGCTGTCGCGCCGCGTCCCCATGCTCGAGAACATGGGATTCCGGGTGATCGAGGAGCGCAGCTACCGCGCGGAGCCCGCGGGTCTCGGGGCGGAGGCCCATGTCTTTATCCACGACATGGCGCTGGAGCGCGCCAGCGGGGGCGCGTTCGAGCTGACGCCCGCGCTCGACGCCCAGCTCGAGGCGCTGCTCATCGCGGTGCTGAACGGCGACGCGGAAAGCGACGGGTACAACGCGCTGGCGCTCGAAGGCGGTCTCGGCTGGCGGGACATCGCGCTGGTGCGGGCGCTCTCGCGCTACCTCCGGCAGGCGCGGGTCCCCTACGACCAGGACTACATGTGGACCACTCTGACGAAGCACGCGGGCGTCGCCGCGATGATCGTCGAGCTGTTCCACGTCCGCTTTACGCCGGGCGCGCCCGGCGACCGGGCCGCGCGCGAGGCCGCGATTGTCGCCCGCATCGAGGAGGCGCTCGCCGCCGTCGACAGCCTGGACGAAGACCGCATCCTGCGCCGGTTCGAGAACTTCGTGCAGGCCTGCCAGCGCACCAACTTCTTCCAGGACGACGCCGCGGGAGGGCTGAAGCGCACCTTCGCCTTCAAGCTGGAGAGCGCCAGGGTCGACGGCCTGCCCGCCCCGCGGCCGCTCTACGAAATCTCGGTCTATTCGCCGCGCGTGGAGGGCGTGCATCTCCGCTTCGGCAAGGTCGCGCGCGGCGGCCTGCGCTGGTCCGATCGGCCGCAGGATTTCCGCACCGAGGTGCTGGGGCTCGTGAAGGCCCAGCAGGTGAAGAACGCGGTCATCGTGCCGGTGGGCGCCAAGGGCGGCTTCGTGCCGAAGCAGCTGCCCGCGGCGCCTCGTGACGCCTGGTTCGCGGAAGGAACCGAGGCCTACAAGATCTTCATCAACGCGCTGCTGGACGTCACGGACGACCTGAAGGGCGACGAGCTGGTTCCGCCCGAGGCGGTCGTCCGCCACGACGGCGACGACCCCTACCTCGTGGTGGCCGCGGACAAGGGCACCGCCACCTTCTCCGACACCGCGAACGGCATCGCCGAGGCCCGCGGCTTCTGGCTCGGCGACGCCTTCGCCTCGGGCGGCTCCGTCGGCTACGACCACAAGGCCATGGGCATCACCGCGCGGGGCGCGT is drawn from Methylopila sp. 73B and contains these coding sequences:
- the gluQRS gene encoding tRNA glutamyl-Q(34) synthetase GluQRS — protein: MTPVFRFAPSPTGLLHLGHAASASAVWRAAEAIGGRVLLRIEDIDPQRSKAKFATAIEEDLAWLGFRWDGPVVRQSERFDFYAAALSRLDAKGLLYPCRLSRADIAAAAPPAAARDPDGAVRLPLGGARPADPDGPAAHRLNMAKALGALGDERLFWREEGVGAIEARPEFWGDVVLARKETPTSYHLAVVVDDAAQGVTHVVRGRDLYEATAVHRLLQRLLDLPEPAYRHHPILLAPDGGKLSKSRGSPSLRSLRAEGWSREDVLRAVGAA
- a CDS encoding NAD-glutamate dehydrogenase, encoding MLQGEAIRTRLIGDAAERASQADGPPAAFVEALFSRAALDDLEPLQPDALATLASDAWRHLARRAPGKADIRLIDPELGGRAETTVIEIVNDDMPFLLDSVLAELGERAMTAGLVAHPIIAVERDADGRLARFLGDANRAEVEDTPRESLIHLHVDRIDDEAARADLVAALEDVLAEVRKATEDYEAMRTLVQAQVAAFKETPPPLDVGEIAEAIQFLQWLDGDEFIFLGAREYALKGEGDDERLEQLSETGLGALRDPAARVLRRGGQLVNLTPEIRAFLHEPKPLIVTKASVHAKVFRRRHMDYVGVKRFDGDGRLVGELRIVGLFTASAYTRPARSLPVVRRKIDQVIRRAGFDPDSHSGKALATVLETHPRDELFQVDADALFDTAMEILALYERPRVKALLRVDRFERFASALVYVPRERYDSAVRARIGQRLAERLCGRLSAYYPAFPEGPLARVQFVVELDGPPPQIDPAALDEDVARQAATWGDLLRTALSASRTGAEARRLAQRYGHAFGRAYESRTSPAEAVVDLGHIERLPAEAGFAIDFFRRDGEPEIRLKVFSRGAPIPLSRRVPMLENMGFRVIEERSYRAEPAGLGAEAHVFIHDMALERASGGAFELTPALDAQLEALLIAVLNGDAESDGYNALALEGGLGWRDIALVRALSRYLRQARVPYDQDYMWTTLTKHAGVAAMIVELFHVRFTPGAPGDRAAREAAIVARIEEALAAVDSLDEDRILRRFENFVQACQRTNFFQDDAAGGLKRTFAFKLESARVDGLPAPRPLYEISVYSPRVEGVHLRFGKVARGGLRWSDRPQDFRTEVLGLVKAQQVKNAVIVPVGAKGGFVPKQLPAAPRDAWFAEGTEAYKIFINALLDVTDDLKGDELVPPEAVVRHDGDDPYLVVAADKGTATFSDTANGIAEARGFWLGDAFASGGSVGYDHKAMGITARGAWEAVKRHFREMDVDIQTTPFTVVGVGDMSGDVFGNGMLLSPAIKLLAAFDHRDIFLDPDPDPAVSFAERKRLFALPRSSWKDYDAAKISAGGGVFARSLKTIPLSEPVRAALGFDTASATPQELMSAILKAPADLLWFGGIGTYVRATSETDEQAGDRANDAIRVVAPDLRVKVVGEGANLGVTQKARIEAAAKGVRINSDAIDNSAGVNTSDVEVNIKIAFAGPVRDGALALEERNRILSEMTDEVAGLVLANNYDQTLAISLSQRAGVDEAGFQSRLMQALEARGLLDRAVETLPDDATLAERVRAGDPLERPEIAVLLAWSKIALYDDLLASGTPDDPYLAKELVRYFPTLMRERFAEAIAGHRLRREIIATMLANAMINRGGPALVVRLMDQTGAPPSRIAAAFAVARDAFRMDEVHDEIDALDAKIPGALQLDLYAGMRELLLHRMVWFLRNVDLDGGLDSVVARFRAGVDAVAAGLDDALGPDAAARRSARATELVRAGLPGPLAVRFSALLAMEGATDAVLIAERTGRPIDVAAAALFAVADEFQLARMVRSAQAIGVADYYDRLALDRGLDQIGFAARAMAVAALVAQPGLDGWPAVSAWAENAPDVARVRRAVGEIAGGGLTLARLTVASSLLGDLARDVA